One Ovis aries strain OAR_USU_Benz2616 breed Rambouillet chromosome 24, ARS-UI_Ramb_v3.0, whole genome shotgun sequence genomic window, CAGCATGGGTGGAGTGAAAGGAGAGCGTTGCATGGGGGTTAACCAGGCCCCTGGCTGCTGGCAGCGGGGAGACACAGCACCTCCTTCTCACTCGAGCTGGAGGCGGGTGGTCcaggcccagagaaggcagccagGCTGGGCTGGCTCCTGCGTGACTTGTCTTCCTGCCAGCATGTCTCCTTGCCCAGAGCAGATCTATGTCTGATGGCCCATATGCCCCCTACCACTCATTGACAGCCCAGATGGCTGTTTCGAAGAGTTCCCTCTTATTCCTGAGCACTAGGACCTCCTCCTCTGACCCCCTACTTGTTGCCACATGCCCACCCATCCCCACGGAGCCCCCTTCTTCATTTCATTTACTGTTACCTGTGATGTGTTAGGttcttcccaagtggcactagcggcaaagaacccgcccaccagtgcaggagacataagagacgtgagttcgatccctgggtcaggaaggtcccctggagaaggaaatggcaacctgctccagtattcttgcctggagaattccatggacagaggagcctggcgggctacagtccatgaggtcgcaaagagtcagacgtgacagaggcgacttagcacacacatacgtgATGTACTGGCCTAAACTAGCTGGATAATAAATACAGTCCTTAGACCATTAGACTGACACAACGATCCAAtctgccccattttacagatagagaaactgagggGGGAGTCACTCGCCCAGGGGCACACAACTCAGAAGGGGCAGGGCGGAGGTTCACACCCAGGAGCTCAGACCCTAAAGCTTTCACCCGTTTGCTGTGCTATAGAtttccttcccacctcctctccccaccctctgccccagcTGGATTCCTGGTGGTCTCCAATCCTGGTCTGTCTTCTGGTGAAACAGTAGATATCAAGGAAATAAGAGGGATGCATTTGCATCCTAAGCCTGCCTGGGGAGGAGTGAGGACCATTCTGCTGATTTCCCTCCTGTTTGTAAGATTGGGGAGACTCCAATCTTGGCAGCCAAGCCTCTGTCTCCCCGTTTTTGGCTCTGGGcccttctgagtctcagttttcttgcctgtacGGTAGGCTTGGCCtcttcctccccccgccccaagcAGATTCTGGTTGTGCAAGAGCAGTGAGCCAAGCATAAGTTGCCAAGCACACGTGGGTTCTCCTCACCACCGATGGTGACAGTTACTACCACTTTGGTTTCATTTTCTAAAGCCCTGAGTTCAAAATGAAACCAAATCCAGataccaaagggaaaaagaaatacgCTGATTGACAAGCTTCCGTCTCCTGGGCTGTTCTCCTTGGAGGGCCTGCCCTAGACTCGCAGGAAGCTGGGCCATGTGCCGTGGAGACCACAGGCCAGCCACTTGCCCACGCTGGGCCTCATTCGCCCCAGCTGCAAAGCGGGCTTTGGAAATTTCATGCTTCACAGAGCAGTGTGAAAGCACAGCCCAAAGCAAGGGGCCAGGCACAGAGAAGGTGCTTCTCGGCACAAGCGACTTCTCGTCACGGGGCAGTTGGGGCAGCCCTGTGTCCGCAGCTTGCTGGGCCACAGCAGACATGGGGGCTGgttctcctcccccacccttgGCAGCCCTGACAGGCGCAGAAGGGAGAGGCTTagccagcagctgggaggagtcAAGATCTTGGCCCCTGGAGCtcagtttttcagtttctttttctagttttggcAAAGTCCTGCTGGGAAAAGCAGCCCCTTCAGGTCGTATAATCTTGAAACTGCCCTCTGCCCAGTGCTCCTCAGCCTTTCTTTACAATCGAGATACCCATGGGAGTCTGTACCTCTGGGGCCCTCCGAGCAGTGGATTCTGGTTTCAATCTGTCAATGAGCACGTAGTCTGGGACCAGCTTCTTCGCTTCTCTGTggctcggtttcctcatctgctcGATAGGGGTAATGACATTTATTTCACCCATTCAGTGTTTATTCAACAgctaggacatgactgagcaattgagcatacatacagttcagttcagttcagttcagtcactcagtcgtgtccgaccctttgtgaccccatgaatcacagcacgccaggcctccctgtccatcaccaactcccagagttcactcaaactcatgtccatcgagtcagtgatgccatccagctatctcatcctctgtcgtccccttctcctcctgcccccaatccctcccagcataagggtcttttccaatgagtcaactcttcccataaggtggccaaagtattggagttttagcttcagtatcagtccctccaatgaacacccaggactgatttcttttaggatggactggttggatctccttgcagtccaagggactctcaagaggcttctccaacaccacagttcaaatgcatcaattcttcggcgctcagctttcttcacagtccaaatctcacatccctacatgaccactgggaaaaccatagccttgactagatggacctttgttggcaaagtaatgtctctgcttttgaatatgctatctaagttggtcataactttccttccaaggagtaagcgtcttttaatttcatggctgcagtcaccatctgcagtgattttggagccccccaaaaataaagtctgacactgtttccactgtttccccatctatttcccttgaagtgatgggaccagatgccatgatcttagttttctgaatgttgagctttcagtcaactttttcactctcctcttacactttcatcaccaggctttttagttcctcttcactttctgccataagggtggtgtcatctgcatatctgaggttattgatatttctccgggcaatcttgattgcagcttgtgcttcttccagttcagcatttctcatgatgtactctgcatataagttaaataagcagggtgacaatatacagccttgacatactccttttcctatttggaaccagtctgttgttccatgtccagttctaactgttgcttcctgacctgcatataggtttctcaagaggccggtcaggtggtctggtattcccatctctttcagaattttccacagtttattgtgatacacacagttaaatgctttggcatagtcaataaagcagaaatagatgtttttctggaactcttgctttttcgatgatccagcagatgttgacaatttgatctctggttcctctgcccttgctaaaaccagcttgaatatctggaagttcatggttcatgtactgctgaagcctggcttgcagaattttgagcattactttactagcatgtgagatgagtgcagttgtgcggtacatacacatatacacatttattgagtgcctactatctGCCAGGCACTGGGAACTCAGAGGTCTTCAAGCAGTCATAGGAGAAATAGGAAGTAAATTCATTAGATCAATTTAGATCATGGTAAGTGCTATGGGATAACAAACAGGAAAGAAGGAGCAACAGGGTTTTTGTGGGGTGTGGGCAAGAGTGAGATAAAGCAGTCAGGGAAAGCCTCTTGATTGGAGGTTGCAGTTGAGGCCTTTCTAAATAAGGGGTGATAAGGATTCCAGGTACAACCGCCAGTGCAAAGGGCCTGCAGTGGGAGTGATCAGCCGTGTTGAGGATCAGAAAGGAGACACGTGTCGTTGGTGTAGAGAGCAAGGTGGTGAGGTACAGAGGTTCACAGGGGTCCAGTTCATGGTGCAGGCTTTGTGGGGACATGGGAAGTGTTTAGATTTCACCCTGACTGCAGGAgacatttcttccagcccaggagaTGCTACAGGATTGAGCATGGAAAGAATCCTCTGGCTATTGACTTTCTGGACTGCTGAGATAGTAGCCACAGTGATGTATAGTGTGGGGGCTTGCGACACACCTCACCACTGCCCCTGACCACCGCCCCCGCAAGGATGTAACCGCACTGGCCCCGAGATGGGTATAGAGACAGTCCCCAGGGGAAGCCAGGACACATGTGCGTTGCAGCGTGCGTTGTAGTAGAGAGTGCTGCTTGAGGAGCCTGAGACCTGAGTTCTGAGATCAGCCCTCACTCCCCAGGGACCCAGGAAGGGGAGGCATCATTTGCTCAGCCAGCTGTGGTCCAGGTGACAGTCTGGGCGTCTCTTATTTacacccccccacccctaccccttggcttccctggtggctcagccgtaaagaatccgcctgcaatgtaggagatgcgggtagacacgggttcaatccttgggttggaaagatcccctggagaaggaaatagcaactcatgccagtattcttgcctgggaaatcccatggacaaaggagcctggcggggctaccgtccacaggttAGTCATGACAGCACACGCGCATGCACGTGGTTCTGTGAGGTGGAAATTATGCCGCCATTTCCCAGATGAGAAAATTGCTCCTCAAAGAGCTGGTGAAACTTGCCAAGAGTGTCTTGGAGAACCTGGGGCTTGGCTTCTGTCCACAGAGGCTGCTGCGTAATATGAACCTAGTCCTGGCTGATCCCAACGGCAGGAGATCACACGGGAACACACTTTCCATGGAGGGGAGGGGACGCTCAAGCCCAAGGAGAGGGCTCTCGTCGAGTAGGAGAGGGGTCATGGCCTGAGCTGGTGGCTGGACTCCAGGTCCTGGGGAGACCTGGTGGGAACATTCCAGCAGGCCCTTGATCTCCGTGTGACGGGTGAAACAGGAGAGATGAGGTCAGAGATTATGTGGAGTATTCAGTATTAGCCAGCTTTCAAAATGCTGGTACCGTGTTCATAGCTAGAAAAAAGGAGGGCCTGGGAAGAGGACTTCTGAgagccccttcccaccccctccctcgcTCCCACCCTCGCTGTGACTTCAGGCAAGTTGCCTTCATCCGGTGGCCCAGAGAACTGTCGCAAAGCCTGAGCCTGACAGGCCCACTGCCTTTTCATCAGTAAATCTCCCAGGACCTCACTCCAAGCCgatttattctgtttttcccaCCATTCTCACAGGCCCATCTGGTTCCCACCCTACCCCATCTCATAAGTGGCAAAGTAGGTATTGTGAGCTGACGACAAGAGCAATAGCAGTCACCTCTGGCAGCTGGCATAGAGGGGAAATAAGAATTTGCAGAAGCTGTGCAACCAGACACAAGGGCTGACTGTCACAGGTTGGGggccttgggggtgggggcaggcgcCTCCTCAGCTTTAAGCCATGCACCATAAGAAAGCCATGAGGGGGGGCAGGCGCCGTGACCAGGGGCTTGCCGCGTCCCAGTTCCCTCGCTTAAGGCCTGTTGCTTCAGGACACAGGCCAGCAGCAGATTTGTGGTGTGGGAAGCCCAGTATCTGCTGGCTCCAGAAAAGGCCCCTGGCCAAGCCAGTAGggctgagcaggctctgggaggagGCGACCCTTGCCCCAAATTTACTtattgatttgggcttcccaggtggctcagcagtaaagaatccacctgcaatgcaagagacgtgggagACATGCGTTCGATcactgagtcgggaagatcccttggggaagggcataacaacccactccagtgttcttgcctggagaatcccgtggacagaggagcctggagggctacagtccatggggtcacagagagtcagacatgactgagtggctgagcacattGCTTATGGTGCACAGGCTACTCCCTGGTtgctgtgagcaggcttctcattgtggtggcttcttttgttgtggagcacgagctctaggggagcaggcttcagtaattgcagggCATGGGCTTGGGAGTTCCGGTTCACgggccctggagcacaggctcagtagctgtggcgcacaggcttaacTGCCTCCTCAGctatgggatcctcccagaccagggatcgaacctgtgtcccctgcattgacaggcggattcttagccactggaccaccagggaagtcccttgacccAAATTTTAAAGAGCAAGCGAAACTCAGCCCaaggagaagcaggcagagcACTTCTGGCAGAGCATGGCAGTCAGCAGAGGCCTGGAGGCTGCAGCTTGAGGACCTGCGTGGCAGGTGGTGGGAGACGAGGCTCCGGGAAGCGGAGGGGAGCCAGTGCCACCTGCATGGTTTACAGGCAGAGGCTTGGCTGGGGACAGCAGTGGGCGGCTAGCATTGGCCTCTCTGTGCCCCAGGGTGGTGAGTCCCTCTGGGAAGGGGCTCCTGGATCCTCTCGCCTGGACCAGCAGGCCCAGAATGGACGAGCGCTGTCAAGAAAAGATAACAGCACTTTGCAGACGCAGAGTTTACATTCAGCATTCCTGCGTTATCTCTTTCTAGAGTCGATAGAGCTTTGCTGAGCGCTTATTACATGCTCCCCTGatgctccttccttttctccctaatttagttttttgtgtttttgtagAAAATAAAGCATCTCCCCTCCCCCGACATATCCCCAGGCACCCACTCAGTCTGTGTCCTTCCACATCTTGTCTAAGCACTTACATACCTGCTTTTTCCCCCATACAAGTACAGTGTTGCTTTGTGTGGAATTCTGCTCTCCCCCAATGgtgtttctttctccatcttgCCCCTTCACCCAGCACCGTGTCGTGGCAGTCTGGAGGGATTGCACAGAGGTCAACCCCgttcttttaaaaactacacGATAGTCCTCAGTGAACCTGCGTGTTTACTTAGCCCTCCTGTGGGTCCTTTGCAGTTTTTTGCTCTTGCAAGTCACAAGGCCCTGAACTCTGGCGCATGTGCCTGAGAAACGCTTTGCACACTTCTCATAGACACCACCCAGTCACCTGCCGACCTACGTATGCACGTCTGCCCTCTAGGCGACTGCATTCAATCATATCTGCTTTGCTGGGCCCTCTCAGTACCTGGCTAGTATCATCCAGCCTTTTCTGGTTTTGCCTATTCAGTGGGTATACACGTGGCATCTCACTGTCTGCACCTTCTTTGCTTTGTTTGTCCAGTATTTGCTGGGCACCTAATGCATGCCCAGGCCCCATGCTGGCACAGGGGTACAGCGATCAAGAACAGCATGGCGCCTTGGCCCTCTTTACAGAGTGCAAGAAAGCGACACTGTtggtccctcagttgtgtccaactctctgtgaccccatggactgtagcccaccaggctcctctgtccatgggattcttcaggcaagaatactgttctctcctccaggggatcttcctgactcagggactaaacccaggcctcccacatttcaggcagagtctttactgtttgaaccaAAGCTCAGGGAGGTAAAGAGGCAGTCCTAGGGTCAcccagaaagggaagagaggagcCGAATCTCCAGAGCTTGAGGTGTTCGTTCCTCGAATTGTAGCTCTAATAGGTATCTCAGCACTACAGGGGGTCTGTACCCTCTTCCCTGGCTGTTCCCCCCTCCACCCCTAGGACTGTTGGGTCCTCTTAGGGGGGCTCCCCAGGCAGCTGAGCAAGCAACCCTGCCACAGGCAAGGCTGTTTCTGTTCTCCCCAACATCCCAACACTGGGAGAATGTGCCAGGCCCCTCAGTGGCTGGAGTTAGCATCTACTTCTCTGTTTCCTGAATTTGGGTTTCCAGCAGGCCTGCCACTGAACTACTGCCGCCGCCACCCCAAACCAAGCAAGTGAAAGAATGGATCTGTGGTTTGATTTTGCCCCTTTTGTCACTGTGTGTCTGACTGCGGGAGGGCAGCTGTACGCCTGCAAGTGCTTGCTTGTGTCTCACTGTGTGGGAGGGGAGGCGTGtgagagcctgtgtgtgtgtgtgtgtgtgtgtgtgtgtgtgtgtgtgtgtgtgtaggcggGGATGTGCATTTGCGAGTCCGTATGTGAACCTCTTGCTCTGCGTCTGAGTGGGTTTGAATGGCAGTTTCTTCATATATGTGACTGGGTGTCTGTGTCACTGAGGCACTTCTTCCTGAGTGTTGGTTTCAGGGAAATGTGGGGTCGGAATGGGTCCATAAAGCACACTTGTGACCCAGTCTGTCTGCTTCCCAGTTCAAATCCTCTATTACAGAGTTGATGTTCTCTGCAGTACAGCTCCTGCCTTCTGTGATTGTATCAGACAAGGACACCGTCCAGGGAATAGGAAGTCCTCTGGTGAGTGGGTCTTAAAGTCCCTGACCTTACCCTCTGACCGtctgcctccacctcctccctTAAAACTTGCCCTCTAGAAGCACTTCCCAACCGCTTCTGCACAGAGGTGTTTCAGTGACTACCATGGCTTTATGTGGCCGAGCTttgtttgtgctgggtcttcatcgatACACAAGGGCTTTCTCCAGCTACAGCGAGTAGGGGCTACCCTGTAGTTGGCGGTGCACTGGTtctcactgcagcagcttctcttgctgcagagcaggggctctagggcccccgggcttcagtggttgtagccacgggctcagttgctccatgacacgtggaatcttcccagaccaaggatcaaacccatgtcccctgccttggcagacagactctcaaccactggacccaccagggGAGTTCCAGACTTAGGTTTCTAAATAGGGAACCAGGAGTTTGGGGCGAAGCAGGAATCTCTGATCTCAGAACTTCCCTCCAAGAGGAACGTCTCTGTTGCCACACTTGGTCCAGGCTCCGCTCCCTCCCTCCTAGCCACACGCTGTCCACAGCGCTTCCTCTTGTCCCTTCGGTCCCCTGCCAGTCAGTCTCCACACAGCAAAGATGCTCGACCCTGTTGCTTGCCTGATTAAGACCTCCCGTGACTTGCCACACCAAATAAAATGTCCAGGTTCCCCATGGCCTGCAAACCCTGCATGGCCTGGCCCCAGCCTGGTGCTCCCACCCCCTGGTGGCCCCCCGCACACCTGTGCCAGCCGCTCCAGCCTTTGGAATACCTCAGACTCCTTCCTTGCTCCCTCTAggctttgcacatgctgttccctcgGCCTGCAGTGTGCTTTCCTCGGGTCTTCAGTTCCTTAGACTCTGtccccacccacagccccaccgGAGTTGCTCTGTGTTACACCCAGACTGGCTCCCTCGATTCTGCTTATTGCGACTGGCAAATATTTCATATTTGGCTATGTctggtcttagttgaggcaggtgggctcttcccttgcagcacgtgggctccgCAGTGCGGGCTCTGTAcctgcggcacatgggctctctagctgtgggctATGGGcatcagttccctgaccagagattgaacccacgtcccctgcattattaaaaggtggattcttaaccaccagaccatcagggaagtcccatgactgGCAAATCTTGTGCTTATACGTTTGTGTTCTTTCTGTGGATGTGGTCTTGTGTTTCAGCCCAGCCCCTGAAAGCACTTCGTCCTTTATGTATTGAAACAAATGATCACCAACCCAAGGGAACACAGCAGGCAAACAAAATGAGCCAGGACCCAAACTCAGGATGCTCTGGACTGCAAAGCATATTTTCCTAACCCCCTTCCTGCCTGTCTGCCGTGGTCCTGGCCTGCCACTCTGCGTGTGGACGACACGAACAGTGTGTGGGCTCGAGGGAATCccatgtgtgagtgtgcatgcgtACATGGGAGTGTATAGGACAAAGGAGGGCTCTGCCCGAGCAGAGCGTTGCCCGTCTATGCCAAAGGCTTCTTAGTGTGTTTACCTCCCATTCATTCCTGCTCCACGTGAGGACTGATACCTTACACTTTTATGAGAGCCCATCCCAAGGCATGTCCCTCCTCCCTACCCAACCTCTTCCCCGCTTTGTGCTTCCAACCAGGGCCACCAAAACATGACACAGTTAATGAAACGACTCAAGGATGAGTCATCCGGTGTACAAGCTTTAATCAATGTCGCATAGAATCACTGTAGTAACATGTTCCTGCAAAGTTAACTTCTTCCTTCTAGTGTTCCACGTGTGATGGTGTTTCTTATCTGGATGCAACCGACACAGGAACAAACCATAGGGTGTCATCTCAGTTGTACTTCCGTCCTAAGGGATAGGAATGGGAAAGGGAGCCTTTAGTAACAGTGCTTCCTAAGGTCACTTAACCCTCTCCTTTGGGTTTTTGGATGCTCATGTGTAATCAGATATAAGGCATGGCTAGAACTGACAGTCATCAGGGTCCTTTTGACTTGAGAATCCATCCAAGAATGGATTCCCATGAATCCATTATCATGCACCCATGAATTCAACCCAGTCCgacattcatttcattctttaaacCACGTCCAGGCTACACATCCAGTCCACCAATCCCACTGTCTTTCTTTCGTTCATTGGTCCAGTTAGTCCATTCAGCTAGTTCGCCGTCCAGTCAGTTCATCTATCAGTTCATTTATCCATCCACCAACCTGATCCTCCACCCACCTAGACCACCATTATTTAACCAGTTCATATCCTCTCAATACGCATGCCTCCAGATATCCAGTTGTGTTCATACCCTTATCCATTCAGCCATCTGCCCAGCCAACCAATTCATTCACCCTCCCAGTGCATCAGCCTAATCTAGAAATCTAATCACATCCCTTCTGATTCTCAGTCCCTTAATGGATTCATTCTTTCCCCTCATCCTTCTTACCCATCCACTCAAGCAACCATCTAACCCTTCTACCCACTCCCTATCTAACAGACCTCCTAATTATTCATCTACCCAGCCTTATTCACCCCTGCATGCTTCCACCTAGCTAATCCACCATTTGTCCAGCCTTCCAATCAACCCATCCAATTAAGGAGCTATCCCATCAACGCATCGTATATACACAACTGCCATAGTTCTCTCTCCCTCTTAACCCTTGCCTGTGGGTCCTCTGTGCTCTGACTTGGCGGAGGCAGCCTTCACCTCACCGCCTCTACAGCCCCGCTGGGCTGCGCCCCCCTTCTCCGGGGGAGTCCTGTGAAAGGCCACCGGCTTGACAGGTACCTGagctctgcctctttcttttgTACACCTGCTTGCTCCTCTTGACCTGCTTTCTCTTGATCACCTTTCCCTCCAAGTTCTTTCTGTTCTTGGAGTGGCTGCAAGAGTGGGTGACGGCCCGCGAGGGACCCTGGTGGGAGTGCATGGTGTATCTGTGGCGCCGCAGAGGAGGGCTGGGGCCTGAGCCCTGGTGCCCCGCGGGGCTGCGGTGGCTCCTCCGGCGCCGGCTGGAATTCcggctgcggctgcggctgcggctgcgGCAGCTCCGGCTGCGGCCGCGGCTCTGGCAGTGGTGGCTGCAGCTGCACTGGTTGCAGGCGTGGCTTTGGGGCCGAGAGTTGCTGTGGGGCTGGGTGTGGGTGTTGGGAAGGCTCTGTGTCTTGGTGTCcatgggcggggggggggggggcagcctTGCTTAGAGGGGCAGGAGCCGCCgccacctcctcctcttctggCAGACCCAGCTTCACAGAGGCCCTGGCAGCCCCTGGTTATATAGTTGGGCCCGATTGTGATGGCACCGGCCACGGGGGTGTGTAACAGCTGTGGCCCAACGGGGAACAAAGCCCTCTGCCCTCATCCTAACATGCAGGGTGGGGCAGCTTTCAAAGGGCGTGTCTGTGGGTTGAGAGCAGGCCCACCCCCCGGGCCTGCTGCTGCTTTTCCTTCTGATCTCCTCACCCTGGGCACCCACCTCTCTAGTCCCAGTGTCCCTGCTTCCATAGAACGGGGAATAGGGACAGCTACCCCCTCCTCGGCCAGCCCGCAGTGAGAACTCAATAAGCGTGTCCAAGCATGCCCAGTCTTGTTCTGGCTCCACGCAGGCAGGCTGGAAATCCAGGCACACAGCCCTGACCCCAGTAGACTGGGGATGGGTGGGCGGTCAGCAAGGTAGGCGACCGCCAGCCGGATGGCGGTCATGGGATGGCTTGTCAGGCGGAGAGTAAGAGTGACCAAAGGtgtggatgtatggcagaaaccaacacagtgctGTAAAGGGGTTATCCTTCGGTTAAAAATAAACTGTACTAAATgaataaagccaaaaaaaaaagtaaccaaagGGACCCACGGTGGTCCTAGGGCCTGCCTGACAAGCCCGCCTCCCCAGCAGGATATAAAGCTGGGAATCCAGAGTGGGGTTCAGAGCCCACTCTGTTCTGATATCCTGTCT contains:
- the TNP2 gene encoding nuclear transition protein 2, with the translated sequence MDTKTQSLPNTHTQPHSNSRPQSHACNQCSCSHHCQSRGRSRSCRSRSRSRSRNSSRRRRSHRSPAGHQGSGPSPPLRRHRYTMHSHQGPSRAVTHSCSHSKNRKNLEGKVIKRKQVKRSKQVYKRKRQSSGRKYN